The following is a genomic window from Platichthys flesus chromosome 13, fPlaFle2.1, whole genome shotgun sequence.
GTGTCTTGTATTCCCCGGCCAAATGCGCTGACATGATACAGAAGTAAGAAAGATATGTGTGTAGTATGTATACTAActcggctgtggctgagggctagagcggtcgtcctccaacctgaaggtcggcagttcgatccccagtctgccCATCTGCAagccgaagtgtcctttggcaagatgctgaccCCTGATTTggctcatagaacaacaaagtgctgctaatggGTGCActgtatgaacgtgtgtgtgaatgtaaaactgtactgttaagAGCTatgagtgatcatcaagaccCGAAATGCGCTATATAAAACCATTGCCAAAACCACTAGGTCATTTTTTATAAGTCCATTTTTTATCTGCATAGAAATATACAGTATTGGGGAGTTTCAGTCATGCAAACAGGAGTCTTTCCTGTCATTTCTCTTACCATCTTTCCTTTTGTCCATGTCTTGTTCTTTAACAGTCTCCTACCATTCCTTCACCTGTCCGGTGGCCCAACCTCTCACCATGAACACCAGTAGGAACTGCACCGCAGCCGGCAATGGTGAGGGTCTGGCTGCCCTGGAGTCGGTCTCCATAGTGACCATCACGCTCCTGGCCTGCCTGGGGAACCTCCTGGTCGTGGTCACCCTTTATCGCAGGCCTTATCTGCTCACGCCCAGCAACAAGTTTGTGTTCAGCCTGACCCTGTCCAACCTGCTGCTGTCCACGCTGGTGCTGCCGTTCGTGGCCGTGAGCTCGGCCAAGAGGGAGTGGGTGTTCGGGGTGGTTTGGTGCAACTTCACCGCCCTGCTCTACCTGCTCATCAGCTCTGCCAGCATGCTCACCCTCGGGGCCATCGCCATTGACAGGTTGGTGCTGAGTTCTGTTAAGCTGGATAGTGTACACTTGACATCaactgcacttctgtccgtcctgggtgagggatccctcacatctggctctctctgaggtttctaccttctttctaccctgttaaaaggtttctTTAGTAGTggttccttactcttgttgacggttaagggcagaggatgccacaccTTGTCAAagcctatgagacaaattgtgatttgtgatcatgggctatacaaaaacatgtgattgattgaaaacAAGAGCTGGGGGCCACTGTGTCGTTAGATAACAATTTTCATAATAAACTGCTCTAATTAAACGTGATGTATTATTCATGTTTCGGTTGTAAATGTTTGAGTGGTGCATATTTAGATTCAGACTTCTTTTGTCGTTCAGAGAAAACAGTGGTTTGAGGTAAACAGAGGAGCGTTTGTGTGGTCAGAGTTCCCGTGCCTCTGATTATGACCGTTAACTCCCACCATAACCAGTGCAGCTGCATCAGATTGTTCTCCACAGCTGTGTCATTGAGCGCGAGGCAGGTTACTGCTGAGAAGGAATGTTTAACTTCCTTAATACATATTCCTATTTGTGCCACTGTAATTAAAGCGAGTCTAATCACTGGAAACATGGCCCAGCATTTGTTATAAGTGAAGCAGCCTTTTCATGGCCGAATAAAAACAGTTGCAAAGCGTCTTGGCTGTACGTGTATATTCTATAGTTTAGCCCCTAAACGTAATTGATGATTACAGTTGTACACAAGTCTGGGGACGGCAGGAAAGTATTTATTGCGTAAATTTCGGAAGGGACATTTAGATTAATATTTCTTCAAATGTTCATGTTAATGTTTCATTCCTTATGCAGCAGTAAGTTCCTTCACTGGCTGACCAGTTATTTACTATAAGTTATATGTCATTTTTGCATATTCTGTGAGCAACAAACCTGTTGTGGTAAAAGCAAACTGCCTGTTTACCTCTGTCTATATCAAAGCTAGTTTCTGCTGTAGTGGACTCTGAGAGAAACATGTGCATGCTCACTAACTCAATAAGtctatttttttcccttctgcCTGCATCCTTGTAAATAAGATTAGTTAACAACCCACTTAGTTCATCTAGAGATTTTCCGAACTCAAGTGACAAGCATTAGACAGACTTACACATAGCAAGCTCAAATGTCCTCTGACGTGAATGCACCATTCATCTGTAGAGCCAGGGttatttcaattcaaaataaaaaagggacaGTTGAAACTGCATTCAGGTACATCGCTAATAAGTACTAATATCAAGCttgatgatttgtttttgaaCTCTCTTaaataattagttatttaattgTTATTCAATGTTTGATCTTATTTATTCTAATTTACAATTaatcacaataaaatatgtaattttattaattgtttaaatagtgtatcttgtaaaaaaaaagcctaAACATTCATTTGATACCGGTTTTCTCAGTTTTATGTCAATTTGaaatttgtgatttttttttttcttcctttttctgtttccctcagtgTGATTGTGCAGTGTATGATGACAAATAACTGTATTGCAAGTACCTAAGCCATCCTGTTAATGTTCTCTGACACAAACAATCCCTACTGTTCTCACGGCTGTTCTAATTACCACAAGAACCTCGGGTGATACAGTACATGCTTtgttctctgtttctcctctgttttcagcttttcagaaatcattgttgaaagggaaaGTGCAGCCTTGTGTTCCTGTTTCACACGTTCAGATCGGTTCCTTGATAAAAGGTGTTAAGTCTCCCTACTTGGTGCTTTCCTTACTAGTTTCCTCTTTTGTCCGAACAGGTATTACGCAGTGCTCTACCCGATGATCTACCCCATGAAGATCACAGGAAACCGGGCCGCCGTGGTCATCGCCTACGTGTGGCTAcactctctgattggctgtgtgCCCCCTCTGTTCGGCTGGTCCTCCTTCGAGTTTGACTGCTACAAGTGGACCTGCGTTGCGTCTTGGCACAGAGAGCCGAGCTACACAGCCTTCTGGGTCAGCTGGTGCATCCTCCCGCCGTTGATCGTAATGCTGGCCTGCTACGGTGTCATTTTCCGCGTTGCCCGCATGAAAGCTCGTAAAGTCCACTGCGGCACAGTCGTGGTGAGTCAGGACGACTCCAGTGGAGCTCAGAAGAACGGACGCAAGAACTCCAGCACCTCGAATTCCTCTAGCGGGAGCCGGCGGAGCCTTGTGTACGCAGGGAGCCAATTCAAGGCCTTTGTCACCATTTTAGTGGTGATCGGCGCCTTCCTGGTGACGTGGGGGCCGTATGTCAGTGTGGTGTGCACCGAGGCTCTGTGGGGACAAGGGAGTGTATCTCAGGGGCTGGAGACTCTGGTCGCATGGCTTTCCTTTTGCAGCGCCGCGTGCCACCCACTCATCTATGGTTTGTGGAATAAAACGGTGAGGAAGGAGCTGCTGGGGATGTTCTTTGGAGACCGCTACTACAGAGAGTCGTTTGCTACTCGGCATAGGACGTCCCGACTCTTCAGCATCTCCAATAGAATCACAGGTGGGAGAGGTTCCTGCGCAGCTCAGTATGAATGAGGATGTTGGTGTATCTCTGTATTATGGATTTCCGACTTTTTTTTATGGTAACGGTTCAGGTTGTAAGATTCAGGTAGAAAGGCAGAAATTGcagataaaataatcctagtgatgttttcactagtatGTAATGGTATTAcccattatatttaaatactttatagtTATATCGGGGACGGGTCCTCTCTAgtgaggctgccatgttttttacattaacccagactggacaaactaaacaccttttgagtttttatgacaattgAAGCCTGCCACCGCTTCTCATTCACCTTGAACGGGAAGAGTAAGGTGAGGGGTATTTAGCTGCAACATAAAACTTCACTTCTTCACTAAATCTAGATGATGAACctttaatttgtcatatttGACTAAATGTGGTTAAAAATGTTTACACATGCAAAGAGTTTGAATCTGGTTTCCA
Proteins encoded in this region:
- the gpr161a gene encoding G-protein coupled receptor 161; amino-acid sequence: MNTSRNCTAAGNGEGLAALESVSIVTITLLACLGNLLVVVTLYRRPYLLTPSNKFVFSLTLSNLLLSTLVLPFVAVSSAKREWVFGVVWCNFTALLYLLISSASMLTLGAIAIDRYYAVLYPMIYPMKITGNRAAVVIAYVWLHSLIGCVPPLFGWSSFEFDCYKWTCVASWHREPSYTAFWVSWCILPPLIVMLACYGVIFRVARMKARKVHCGTVVVSQDDSSGAQKNGRKNSSTSNSSSGSRRSLVYAGSQFKAFVTILVVIGAFLVTWGPYVSVVCTEALWGQGSVSQGLETLVAWLSFCSAACHPLIYGLWNKTVRKELLGMFFGDRYYRESFATRHRTSRLFSISNRITDLGMSPHLTAMFAGGGHLLAPGSSTGDTGFSFTQDSCTDVMLLDDFSVDGSSHQQQHGNPSGKRRSSVTFEDQVEQSKADVNASSAQVHAEEHKSLDTFASCLALAIESDAKLTLFGEGLALPGGLFVTRAVPRPRYLDGQRLRLESIDEGIVKDDRDEEQQDIEEKPV